TGTCGGCAATCTTCTTGGAGGACGCCTCGATGCCGCTCATGGTCTGCACGACCTGGCCGACCACGTCGCCGCCCTGCGAGGCCACCGAGGCCGCACCGACCGCCAACTGGTTGGCCTGGCGTGCATGCTCGGCGTTCTGGCGGACGGTGGAGGTCAGTTCTTCCATCGAAGCGGCGGTTTCCTCCAGGCTGGCGGCCTGCTGTTCGGTGCGGCGCGACAGGTCGTCGTTGCCGCTGGCGATCTCCCCGGCGGCGGCGCTGATGCTGCTGGCGGCGGTCTGGATGCGCGCGACGATGCCGGTCAATTGGTCGGTGGTGGCGTTGGCGTCCTCGCGCATCCGTGCGAACACGCCGTGGAAGTCGCCATGCATGCGGGTAGTGAGGTCGCCGGCGGCGATGGACTGCAGCAACGCCGACAGCTTGCCCAGATTGACGTCGCTGACCTCCATCATCGCGTTGAGGTCCTGCACCATCAGGCGGAAGTCGTGCTGGAAGCGCGCGGCATCGCCGCGCGTGCTGAAGTCGCCGGCCGCGGCCGACGCGGCCAGGCGCTTGATCTCGGTGTTGATCGCCAGCAGGCTCGCCTTGGCCGCATCCATCGACTCGTGCAGCACCGCGCGGCTGCCGGGCAGGCGACGCGCGTCGCGGCGCAGGTCGCCGTTGGCGTACTCGTTGAGGATCTCCACGGCCTCGACGATGGCGTCCAGGTGCTCGAACATCATGGTGTTGATGCCCTTGCTCAGCTCGCCGTACACGCCCGGGAAGTCCTGCGGCATACGGTGGCTGATGTCCTTGTCGGCATGCAGCTCGATCATCAGCGCGGTTTCGCGGGAGAAGCGCTGCAACTGGGTCTGCATGCGGCCCATCGCGACCAGCAGGCGGCCGGGTTCGTCGCGCGCGTCGGTGGCCACGTCGTTGTCGAGGCGGCCCTCGGCGATGGCTTCGGCGGCACGGGTGGCGCGGGCCAGCGGCACGGTGAGGCTGCGGGTGATCGTCCAGGCCAGCAGGCTGCTGACCAGCACCACTGCTAAGCCGCCAGCGATCAGCAGGAAGCGGCCGCGCGCCATCACCGCGGTCGCATCGGCGTAGGCCTGTTCGCCGTTGTTGCGTTGCCAGCTGGCGTAGGCGCTGATCGCCTCGCGCCAACGCTGAGTCGCCGGCGCGGCCTGCTGCAGCAGCACCTTCATCGCGTCGTCGGACTTGTAGGTCAGGCCCAGTTCCAGCACTTGCTGGTTGACCTCGCTCGCCTGCGCGTAGGTCCGGTTCATCTGCTCGCGCAAGGTGTGATCGCGCGCGCTGGTAGCGGGGATGGCGAACAGCTTGGTGCAGTATTCGCGATAACGGCGCAGTTCCATCACCATGATCTTGGCGAAGGCGATGTTTTCCTCCTGCGTGGTCGGCAGCACGATGTTGCGCAACTGAATGCCGATGTCCGAACTGGCATCGAGCATTTCGTTGGTATAGACGATGCTGGACACGGTGCGGTGGGCGACGGTGTCCAACTGGCTGCGCGCCTGCGACAGGGTGACCAGGCCGCCGACCACCAGCCCGCAGGACAGCAGGATGAGCAGGCCGAAGGCGAAGGAGAGGCGCCGGGAAACGTTATAGCGATGCAGAAGAGCGGTCATGCTCTGGTCCTAGCAAGAGGGATGGGAGTACCAGGGATGGTCGCGGCACTTGTTTGGTACGAAATGCAACGAATATTTCACGCAATCGTGACGCAATTGCATATTCGTCTACCTCGTTTCCCGTTAACGGCGAGGGCATCGGGATCTTTAATCGGATCGATCGAGATGGTCTTTCCATCCCAGTTGTAGATGTCCCACGCGTGCGCATGCACACAGCAGGTGCACGCGCCGTGAGGATGCGATTGGGATCAAGGCCGTGTCGACGCGCGTTCAAGGCGCAGGAGCATGCTGCGTCACGCTATCGCCAGGGGCGCGGCAAAGTGCGTATTGCGGCGAAGTGGGGCGGCCTCAGTCGCGGTCGTCGCGGGTCCACAGCCCGCCGTGTTCGGACTTCACCGGAAACTTCGGCACCGGGCCATAGGCCGGTGCGCACAGGGCGCGGCCGTCGCGCACGTCGAATCGGGCGCCGTGCAGCACGCACTCGATGCTGCCGGCAGCAGGGTCGAAGGTGCCGGGGGACAGCTCGTAGTCCTCGTGGCTGCAGCGGTCTTCCAGCGCATAGAACTGGCCGTCGAAGTTGAACACCACGATCGGCGCATCGGTCACCTCGTCCCACACCGTCTTCATTTCGCCCGGCAGCAGTTCGCCATCGGCGCAGACGAAGGTCCAGGTCTCGCTCATGCAGCACCGCCCAGCGGCTTTTCCAGCACCTCGAAGCGCAGGTCTTCGCGCTTGGGCAGGCCGAAGCGCGCATCGCCGTACGGAAACGGCTTCTTGATGCCGGTGCGGCGGTAGCCGCGGCGCTCGTAGAAGGCGATGAGTTCCTCGCGCAGGTCGATGACCGACATCCGCATCAGCGGCAACCGCCATTCCTGCCAGGCGATGCGCTCGGCCTCGGCCAGCACGGTCTTGCCCAGGCCGCCGCCCTGCGCCTGCGGCTGCACCGAGAACATGCCGAAATAGCCGGCACCGTCCTCGTCGGCGACATGCGCGCAGGCGATCAATTCGCCATCGCGCTCGGCCAGCAACACCAGACTGCGCGGACGCAGGATGTCGGCGCGCAGCACCTCGCGGTCGATGCGGTTGCCGTCGAGCAGGTCGGCTTCGGTGGTCCAGCCGACGCGGCTGCTGTCGCCTCGATAGGCCGAGGTGACCAGCGCGGCGATGGCGTCGAGATCGTCGACGGTGGCGGTGCGGAAGGTGAGCGTGTGCATGGGCCGATTTTAAGCCTGGCGGCCGGGATTCGGGAGTGGGGATTGGGGATTGGCGAAGGCGGCGCTTTACGAATCCCCAATCCCGAATGCCCAATCCCCGCTCAAACCAACAGCGCCCGCACCTTCCGCAACGCCGCCACGAAACGCTCGATCTCGGCATGCGTGTTGTAGAACGCCAGCGAGGCGCGGCAGGTGGCGGCGACGCCGTAGAACTGCAGCAGCGGATGCGCGCAGTGCTGGCCGGAACGCACCGCCACGCCTTCCAGGTCGAGCAGGGTGGCCAGGTCGTGGGCATGCGCGCCCTCGATCAGGAACGAGACCACTGCGGCCTTGCCCGGTGCGGTGCCGAACAGACGCAGGCCGTCGATCCGCTGCAGTTCCTCGGTGAGGTGCGCGAGCAGTTCGGCCTCGCGCGCTTCCACGTGCTGCAGCCCGATCCCCTGCAGATAGTCCACCGCCGCGCCGAGGCCGACGAAGCCGGCGATGTTCGGGGTGCCGGCCTCGAACTTGTGCGGCGGGTCGTTGAACGCGGTGCCGTCGAAGCTGACTTCCTTGATCATCTCGCCGCCGCCCAGGAACGGCGGCATCGCCTGCAGGTGCTCGCGTCGCGCCCACAGCGCGCCGGTGCCGGTCGGGCCGCACATCTTGTGGCCGGTGATGGCGTAGAAGTCGCAGCCGATCGCGGCCACGTCCAGCGGCCGGTGCGGCGCAGCCTGCGAGCCGTCGATGACGCTGACGATGCCGCGCTTGCGCGCCTCGCGGCAGATCTCGCGGACCGGGTTGACCGTGCCCAGCACGTTGGAGACATGGGCCAGGGCCAGCAGCTTGACGTCGGCGGTCATCGCCGCGCGCAGCGCGTCCAGGTCCAGTGCGCCGTCGGCGGTGATTTCGGCGACCTTGACCGTGGCGCCGGTGCGTTGCGCGACCAGTTGCCAGGGCACGATGTTGGCGTGGTGCTCCATGCGCGACACCAGGATGGTGTCGCCGGCGCGCAGCCGCGGCAACGCCCACGAGTACGCCACCAGGTTCAGCGCGAACGTCGCGCCGCTGCACAGCACCAGCTCGTCGGCGCGTACGTTGAGGAAGCGCGCCAGCCGGGTCCGTGCGCCTTCGTAGGCCTCGGTCGCCTCGCTGCCGAGCGCGTGCACGGCGCGGCTGACGTTGGCGTTGTGGCGGCGGTAGAACGCGTCGGTCGCCGCGATCACCTGC
This genomic stretch from Xanthomonas sacchari harbors:
- a CDS encoding GNAT family N-acetyltransferase, which gives rise to MHTLTFRTATVDDLDAIAALVTSAYRGDSSRVGWTTEADLLDGNRIDREVLRADILRPRSLVLLAERDGELIACAHVADEDGAGYFGMFSVQPQAQGGGLGKTVLAEAERIAWQEWRLPLMRMSVIDLREELIAFYERRGYRRTGIKKPFPYGDARFGLPKREDLRFEVLEKPLGGAA
- a CDS encoding cysteine desulfurase; protein product: MNGPAAHTATPQAPDWDAVRRDFPLLMREVHGKPLVYFDNANTGQKPLQVIAATDAFYRRHNANVSRAVHALGSEATEAYEGARTRLARFLNVRADELVLCSGATFALNLVAYSWALPRLRAGDTILVSRMEHHANIVPWQLVAQRTGATVKVAEITADGALDLDALRAAMTADVKLLALAHVSNVLGTVNPVREICREARKRGIVSVIDGSQAAPHRPLDVAAIGCDFYAITGHKMCGPTGTGALWARREHLQAMPPFLGGGEMIKEVSFDGTAFNDPPHKFEAGTPNIAGFVGLGAAVDYLQGIGLQHVEAREAELLAHLTEELQRIDGLRLFGTAPGKAAVVSFLIEGAHAHDLATLLDLEGVAVRSGQHCAHPLLQFYGVAATCRASLAFYNTHAEIERFVAALRKVRALLV
- a CDS encoding methyl-accepting chemotaxis protein, with product MTALLHRYNVSRRLSFAFGLLILLSCGLVVGGLVTLSQARSQLDTVAHRTVSSIVYTNEMLDASSDIGIQLRNIVLPTTQEENIAFAKIMVMELRRYREYCTKLFAIPATSARDHTLREQMNRTYAQASEVNQQVLELGLTYKSDDAMKVLLQQAAPATQRWREAISAYASWQRNNGEQAYADATAVMARGRFLLIAGGLAVVLVSSLLAWTITRSLTVPLARATRAAEAIAEGRLDNDVATDARDEPGRLLVAMGRMQTQLQRFSRETALMIELHADKDISHRMPQDFPGVYGELSKGINTMMFEHLDAIVEAVEILNEYANGDLRRDARRLPGSRAVLHESMDAAKASLLAINTEIKRLAASAAAGDFSTRGDAARFQHDFRLMVQDLNAMMEVSDVNLGKLSALLQSIAAGDLTTRMHGDFHGVFARMREDANATTDQLTGIVARIQTAASSISAAAGEIASGNDDLSRRTEQQAASLEETAASMEELTSTVRQNAEHARQANQLAVGAASVASQGGDVVGQVVQTMSGIEASSKKIADIISVIDGIAFQTNILALNAAVEAARAGEQGRGFAVVASEVRTLAQRSANAAKEIKDLIDDSVTRVAEGSALVDQAGKTMQEIVSSVQRVTDIMGEISAASQEQSAGIEQVNQTVTQMDEATQQNAALVEEATAAARAMEEQAGQLTQAVALFKIEAGGNASPGMARTVTVQRARAQAEALEPAA
- a CDS encoding non-heme iron oxygenase ferredoxin subunit, whose translation is MSETWTFVCADGELLPGEMKTVWDEVTDAPIVVFNFDGQFYALEDRCSHEDYELSPGTFDPAAGSIECVLHGARFDVRDGRALCAPAYGPVPKFPVKSEHGGLWTRDDRD